In a single window of the Diospyros lotus cultivar Yz01 chromosome 10, ASM1463336v1, whole genome shotgun sequence genome:
- the LOC127810857 gene encoding 60S acidic ribosomal protein P2-like isoform X2 gives MKIIAAYLLAVLGGNASPCADDLRHILGSVGAEADDEKIEFLLKEVEGKDITELIACGREKLASVPAGGGGGVAVAAVGGGGGRAAAAAAAPAEEPKKEEKVEEESDGDMGFSLFD, from the exons ATGAAGATTATTGCTGCGTACTTGCTCGCCGTGTTGGGAGGCAACGCCAGCCCTTGCGCCGATGATTTGAGACACATTCTCGGTTCAG TTGGCGCTGAGGCTGATGATGAGAAAATTGAATTCCTCTTGAAAGAAGTAGAGGGAAAAGACATCACTGAACTGATTGCTTGTGGAAGAGAAAAATTGGCCTCAGTTCCTGCTGGTGGTGGCGGTGGTGTTGCAGTGGCGGCTGTtggtggcggcggcggccgTGCTGCTGCTGCCGCTGCTGCTCCCGCAGAAGAGCCAAAGAAAGAGGAGAAAGTAGAAGAGGAATCAGATGGG GATATGGGCTTCAGTCTGTTCGATTAG
- the LOC127812139 gene encoding beta-glucuronosyltransferase GlcAT14A-like has translation MRKIVNSHSGRGFSDRRWVLPFFASVLVSITLLMAAVFGLYSSSYRGNQLQLDIVSSVEWEESGGYFVETDFKRSFDSNWEKEEAPRLAYLISGTKGDSQRMLRTLQAVYHPRNQYILHMDLEAPPRERLDLSMAVKNDMIFRKVENVRVMAQSNLVTYKGPTMIACTLQAIAILLKESLSWDWFINLSASDYPLMTQDDLLHVFSNLSRNLNFIEHTQLHGWKLNQRAKSIIVDPALYLSKKSSLAWTSQRRSLPTSFKLFTGSAWVMLTRTFVEHCIWGWDNLPRTILMYYSNFISSPEGYFHTVICNTDEFRSTAIGHDLHYIAWDSPPKQHPRYLTIKDFDKMVNSSAPFARKFAKDDPVLDRIDKELLGRTNRFTHGAWCIGSSHDGADPCSLLGNDSEFRPGPGAKRLQQLTDTLLSEDFRSRQCSDQR, from the exons ATGAGAAAAATTGTGAATTCCCACTCAGGAAGGGGGTTTAGTGATAGAAGATGGGTGCTTCCTTTTTTCGCCAGTGTGCTTGTATCCATTACTCTACTTATGGCTGCTGTTTTTGGGTTATATTCATCTTCCTACCGTGGGAATCAACTGCAATTAGACATTGTTTCGTCTGTGGAGTGGGAGGAGTCTGGTGGGTATTTTGTAGAAACTGATTTCAAGAGATCATTTGACTCGAATTGGGAAAAGGAGGAGGCACCTCGATTAGCTTATCTTATTTCAGGCACAAAGGGTGACAGTCAAAGAATGTTGAGGACTTTGCAGGCTGTGTATCATCCAAGAAATCAATATATTCTACATATGGATCTTGAGGCTCCACCACGTGAAAGATTGGATTTGTCCATGGCGGTGAAGAATGATATGATTTTCCGCAAAGTGGAGAATGTGCGTGTAATGGCACAGTCGAATTTGGTGACGTATAAGGGCCCAACAATGATAGCTTGTACGCTACAGGCAATTGCTATTTTATTGAAGGAGAGCTTAAGCTGGGACTGGTTTATAAACCTCAGTGCTTCGGATTATCCTCTTATGACACAAGATG ATCTACTGCATGTTTTTTCTAATTTGTCCAGAAACCTGAACTTTATAGAACATACACAACTTCATGGTTGGAAACT AAACCAGAGAGCAAAGTCAATCATAGTTGATCCAGCGCTTTACCTATCAAAAAAATCCAGTCTTGCATGGACAAGTCAGCGCCGGTCACTTCCTACATCCTTCAAGTTATTTACTG GTTCAGCATGGGTGATGCTAACTCGGACCTTTGTAGAGCACTGTATATGGGGATGGGATAATCTCCCACGAACAATCCTAATGTACTACTCAAATTTCATCTCCTCTCCTGAGGGTTATTTCCATACTGTCATATGCAACACAGACGAATTCCGCAGCACTGCAATCGGTCATGATCTCCACTACATTGCTTGGGATAGTCCTCCGAAGCAGCATCCTCGCTATTTGACCATCAAGGACTTCGATAAGATGGTCAACAGCAGCGCCCCATTTGCTCGAAAATTTGCAAAGGACGATCCCGTTTTAGACAGGATCGACAAAGAGCTTTTAGGCCGCACAAACCGATTCACGCATGGCGCGTGGTGTATCGGGAGCTCACACGACGGGGCCGACCCCTGCTCCTTGCTAGGCAATGATTCAGAATTTAGGCCCGGTCCTGGTGCAAAGAGGCTTCAACAACTAACTGATACGCTTTTATCCGAAGATTTCAGAAGCAGGCAGTGTTCAGATCAAAGGTGA
- the LOC127810857 gene encoding 60S acidic ribosomal protein P2-like isoform X1 — MLAHRFVKPVPIGINRCASLSLSRFVTPVPIGINRFRTMKIIAAYLLAVLGGNASPCADDLRHILGSVGAEADDEKIEFLLKEVEGKDITELIACGREKLASVPAGGGGGVAVAAVGGGGGRAAAAAAAPAEEPKKEEKVEEESDGDMGFSLFD, encoded by the exons ATGTTGGCTCATCGCTTCGTCAAACCAGTGCCCATCGGAATCAATCGGtgcgcctctctctctctctctcgcttcgTCACACCAGTGCCCATCGGAATCAATCG CTTCAGAACGATGAAGATTATTGCTGCGTACTTGCTCGCCGTGTTGGGAGGCAACGCCAGCCCTTGCGCCGATGATTTGAGACACATTCTCGGTTCAG TTGGCGCTGAGGCTGATGATGAGAAAATTGAATTCCTCTTGAAAGAAGTAGAGGGAAAAGACATCACTGAACTGATTGCTTGTGGAAGAGAAAAATTGGCCTCAGTTCCTGCTGGTGGTGGCGGTGGTGTTGCAGTGGCGGCTGTtggtggcggcggcggccgTGCTGCTGCTGCCGCTGCTGCTCCCGCAGAAGAGCCAAAGAAAGAGGAGAAAGTAGAAGAGGAATCAGATGGG GATATGGGCTTCAGTCTGTTCGATTAG